From Paenibacillus polymyxa, the proteins below share one genomic window:
- a CDS encoding Fur family transcriptional regulator — MLTKDEIIATMSAQGLRITDQRKTLATLFSENEGYLSPKDVYEYMGKKYSGLSFDTVYRNLRVMQELGVLEQVSFEDGMKFKVSCNEHHHHHHMICLSCQKTLPISFCPMQMTDTTDQFQIVEHKFEIFGYCKDCQQKNGHTESNSDGGFKQTSSHTHSHGGY; from the coding sequence ATGCTGACAAAGGATGAGATTATCGCAACGATGTCCGCTCAGGGGCTGCGTATTACAGATCAACGCAAGACGTTGGCCACGTTATTTTCCGAGAATGAAGGGTATCTGTCCCCTAAAGACGTTTATGAATATATGGGTAAGAAGTACAGCGGACTTAGCTTTGATACAGTATATCGCAATCTGCGTGTAATGCAGGAATTGGGTGTACTGGAGCAGGTATCTTTTGAGGATGGGATGAAGTTCAAGGTGAGCTGTAATGAACATCATCACCACCACCATATGATTTGCTTGAGCTGTCAGAAAACATTGCCGATTTCTTTTTGTCCAATGCAAATGACAGATACAACAGATCAATTCCAAATCGTCGAGCATAAGTTTGAAATTTTTGGTTATTGCAAAGACTGTCAGCAGAAGAATGGGCATACTGAGAGTAATTCGGATGGGGGTTTCAAACAGACGAGCAGTCACACTCACAGCCACGGGGGCTACTGA
- the pflA gene encoding pyruvate formate-lyase-activating protein, which yields MLKGHIHSLETFGTVDGPGIRFVLFMQGCLLKCQYCHNPDTWALNEGNPMTLEEVLAEIEPYLAYYRSSGGGLTVSGGEPTLQAHFVAELFKEVKRRWNLHTTLDSNGFNDAGRIHDLLDVTDLVLLDIKHIDNDKHIKLTGKSNDRMLSTARWLSEQGRKMWIRHVFVPGIHDDEQDLLNLGRFIGTLNGVEKFEILPYHQMGVYKWEMLGKAYPLEGVPSPTDEEVQRAYRLIEEGRLETAGTNTACRPS from the coding sequence ATGTTGAAAGGTCACATACACTCATTGGAAACCTTCGGGACCGTCGATGGTCCCGGCATCCGCTTCGTGCTCTTTATGCAAGGATGCTTGTTAAAATGTCAATATTGCCATAATCCGGACACTTGGGCCTTGAATGAAGGTAATCCGATGACGTTAGAAGAAGTATTGGCTGAGATTGAACCATATTTAGCCTATTACCGTTCTTCGGGAGGCGGATTAACAGTTTCCGGTGGAGAACCGACATTACAAGCTCATTTTGTAGCAGAGCTGTTCAAAGAAGTGAAACGTCGCTGGAATTTGCACACGACATTGGACAGTAACGGCTTTAATGATGCAGGTCGTATCCATGATCTACTGGACGTAACGGATTTGGTACTACTAGATATTAAACACATTGATAACGACAAGCATATTAAGCTTACAGGCAAATCCAACGATCGTATGCTAAGTACGGCCCGCTGGTTGTCTGAGCAAGGGCGAAAAATGTGGATTAGACACGTATTTGTACCGGGTATCCATGACGACGAGCAAGATCTACTCAATTTGGGACGGTTCATTGGAACGTTGAACGGAGTCGAGAAATTCGAAATTTTACCTTACCATCAAATGGGTGTTTACAAATGGGAAATGCTCGGTAAGGCATATCCGCTGGAGGGAGTTCCGTCTCCTACAGATGAAGAAGTTCAACGTGCTTACCGACTCATTGAAGAGGGTCGTCTGGAGACTGCAGGAACGAATACTGCTTGCCGTCCATCATAA
- the pflB gene encoding formate C-acetyltransferase yields the protein MSVIERELQEQQSGWRGFKKGKWTKEVNVNDFIETNISPYVGNEEFLVGPTANTTALWEIVSDLTKKELANGGVLDVDVNTPSTIISHKPGYLDKDKEQVVGVQTDAPFKRSLQPFGGIRMMIDACKAYGFEVPQSIVDIFTHIRKTHNQGVFDAYTDEMRAARKAGIITGLPDAYGRGRIIGDYRRVALYGADFLIQDKKLQLKSLEVDSMEEDVIRLREEISEQIRALNELKQMAAEHGFDISKPANNAKEAFQWVYFGYLAAIKEQNGAAMSLGRVSSFLDIYTQRDLEEGAMNEEQAQELVDHFVMKLRIVKFLRTPDYNELFSGDPTWVTESIGGMSVTGETRVTKNSFRFLHTLYNLGPAPEPNLTVLWSEKLPEGFKKYCAKVSIETSSIQYENDDLMRPIYGDDYGIACCVSAMRIGKQMQFFGARANLAKALLYAINGGKDEKSGVQVGPEFPAITSEVLDYEEVLSRFKPMMEWLAKLYMNTLNVIHYMHDKYSYERIEMALHDRDILRTMACGIAGLSVATDSLSAIKYAKVKPIRNEKGIAVDFEIEGEYPCYGNNDDRVDTIAVELVESFMSMIRKHKAYRNAVPTQSVLTITSNVVYGKKTGTTPDGRKAGEPFAPGANPMHGRDKKGALASLSSVAKLPYEHSLDGISNTFSIVPKALGKEEETRKTNLVSMMDGYFGSHAHHLNVNVFAREQLLDAMEHPENYPQLTIRVSGYAVNFIKLTREQQLDVINRTFHGTM from the coding sequence ATGTCGGTGATTGAGAGAGAATTACAAGAGCAACAATCTGGCTGGAGAGGTTTTAAAAAAGGAAAATGGACTAAAGAAGTTAACGTCAACGATTTTATTGAAACAAATATCTCACCTTATGTTGGCAATGAAGAATTTTTGGTTGGTCCTACCGCCAATACAACTGCATTGTGGGAAATTGTATCTGATCTTACTAAAAAAGAGTTGGCAAACGGCGGCGTTCTTGATGTAGACGTAAATACGCCATCCACCATTATTTCACATAAACCAGGCTATTTGGACAAGGACAAAGAACAAGTTGTCGGCGTACAAACAGATGCTCCATTCAAACGTTCTTTGCAGCCGTTTGGTGGAATTCGGATGATGATCGATGCTTGTAAAGCCTATGGTTTTGAAGTGCCACAAAGCATTGTTGACATTTTCACTCATATTCGTAAAACACACAACCAAGGTGTATTTGACGCTTATACAGATGAAATGAGAGCAGCTCGTAAAGCTGGCATCATTACTGGTCTGCCAGATGCATACGGTCGTGGTCGTATAATCGGTGACTATCGTCGCGTAGCTCTGTATGGTGCAGACTTCTTGATCCAAGATAAAAAACTTCAATTGAAAAGCCTTGAAGTTGATTCCATGGAAGAAGACGTAATCCGTCTGCGTGAAGAAATTTCTGAACAAATTCGTGCTTTGAATGAATTGAAACAAATGGCTGCTGAGCACGGTTTTGATATTTCTAAACCAGCTAACAATGCAAAAGAAGCTTTCCAATGGGTATATTTTGGATATCTTGCAGCGATTAAAGAACAAAATGGTGCAGCAATGTCTTTGGGACGTGTATCTTCATTCCTTGATATTTATACTCAACGTGATCTTGAGGAAGGTGCGATGAACGAAGAACAAGCTCAGGAACTGGTCGATCATTTTGTTATGAAACTGCGTATTGTTAAGTTCCTGCGTACACCTGACTACAATGAACTGTTCAGTGGTGACCCAACTTGGGTAACAGAATCCATTGGTGGTATGTCTGTCACTGGAGAAACTCGTGTTACCAAAAACAGCTTCCGTTTCTTGCACACACTGTACAACTTAGGACCTGCTCCAGAACCTAACTTGACTGTACTGTGGTCAGAAAAACTGCCTGAGGGCTTTAAAAAATATTGTGCAAAAGTTTCTATTGAAACTAGCTCCATTCAATATGAAAATGACGATTTGATGCGTCCAATCTACGGCGATGATTATGGTATTGCTTGTTGTGTATCCGCTATGAGAATCGGTAAACAAATGCAATTCTTTGGCGCTCGTGCCAACTTGGCAAAAGCTCTACTGTATGCCATTAACGGCGGTAAGGATGAAAAATCCGGCGTTCAAGTAGGACCTGAGTTCCCAGCTATTACAAGCGAAGTGCTGGATTACGAAGAAGTGTTAAGCCGTTTCAAACCTATGATGGAATGGCTGGCAAAACTGTACATGAACACTTTGAATGTTATTCACTATATGCATGATAAATATAGCTACGAACGCATTGAAATGGCGTTGCATGACCGTGATATTCTTCGTACCATGGCTTGTGGTATTGCGGGTCTGTCAGTTGCTACCGACTCCTTGAGCGCCATTAAATATGCAAAAGTTAAACCAATTCGCAACGAAAAAGGAATTGCTGTTGACTTTGAAATCGAAGGCGAATATCCTTGCTACGGTAACAATGATGACCGCGTAGATACTATCGCTGTAGAACTGGTAGAAAGCTTCATGAGCATGATCCGCAAACATAAAGCTTATCGTAATGCGGTTCCTACTCAATCTGTACTGACCATTACTTCCAACGTGGTATACGGTAAGAAAACAGGTACAACACCTGATGGACGTAAAGCAGGCGAACCGTTCGCACCAGGTGCAAACCCAATGCATGGTCGTGATAAAAAAGGTGCTCTGGCATCTCTGAGTTCCGTAGCCAAATTGCCTTATGAACACAGCTTAGATGGTATCTCGAATACCTTCTCCATCGTGCCTAAAGCACTGGGTAAAGAAGAAGAAACACGCAAAACAAACCTTGTTTCGATGATGGATGGCTACTTTGGAAGCCACGCACATCATCTGAATGTCAATGTGTTTGCTCGTGAACAACTGTTGGATGCAATGGAACACCCAGAAAACTATCCACAACTTACGATTCGTGTTTCCGGTTATGCCGTTAACTTTATCAAGCTGACTCGTGAGCAACAATTGGATGTTATTAACCGTACTTTCCACGGTACAATGTAA
- a CDS encoding Crp/Fnr family transcriptional regulator — MRNPTNVMEARGNTCCFSEASFNRLQVMMKDRVMPESSHLFWEGDTADKLFYIKRGRVKVTKTTDEGKELILYMYQSGDLVGQADPFFGTKHSFSAEVLEDSDIGVIDHTDLELLICQHCDFAIDFMKWMGSHHRITQTKFRDLMMYGKPGALCSTLIRLCNTYGEPHGDYILIHKKITHTDLSNMIGATRESVNRMLSDLRKKNAVEYDNGMIVVKDLEMLQGVCHCELCPREICRI; from the coding sequence ATGAGAAACCCTACAAATGTAATGGAAGCCCGCGGCAACACCTGTTGCTTCTCGGAGGCCAGCTTCAACCGGCTGCAAGTGATGATGAAAGATCGAGTTATGCCAGAAAGTTCGCATCTGTTCTGGGAAGGAGATACAGCGGATAAGCTGTTTTATATTAAGCGCGGACGCGTAAAAGTGACCAAAACTACGGATGAGGGTAAGGAACTTATTCTATATATGTATCAAAGCGGCGATCTTGTTGGTCAAGCTGATCCTTTCTTCGGCACTAAGCATTCCTTTTCTGCTGAGGTTCTGGAGGACAGTGATATTGGCGTAATCGATCATACAGATTTGGAGTTGCTTATTTGTCAGCATTGTGATTTTGCGATTGACTTTATGAAATGGATGGGATCGCATCACCGCATTACCCAGACCAAGTTCCGCGATTTGATGATGTACGGCAAGCCTGGCGCTCTATGTTCCACACTCATCCGACTATGCAACACCTATGGTGAGCCTCACGGCGACTATATTCTGATTCATAAAAAGATTACTCATACTGACTTATCAAATATGATCGGTGCTACCCGGGAAAGTGTAAATCGGATGCTCAGTGATCTGCGTAAGAAAAATGCAGTCGAATACGATAATGGTATGATTGTTGTCAAGGATTTGGAAATGCTGCAAGGTGTATGTCATTGTGAATTGTGCCCACGTGAGATTTGCCGGATATAA
- a CDS encoding dioxygenase encodes MIPSLFLAHGSPMLAIEQTDYTAFLDQLGKSIHPKAIVIFTAHWETQMLTISSMDDIYDTIYDFGGFPPELYEVKYPAHGSVELANKLKKLYEQNGIEVQTDHVRGLDHGSWTLLHRMYPEADIPVVQISVNPYLSPKAQFAIGEVLRELGEQDILVIGSGVTVHNLRIVKWGETKTERWAIDFDDWIIEKVQSGDIEALDHYESEAPYARQAVPRAEHFVPLFIAMGSGDPANKAKVIHRSYEMGNLSYLCLQF; translated from the coding sequence ATGATACCATCTTTATTTTTAGCACACGGATCACCTATGCTTGCTATTGAACAGACGGACTATACTGCATTTTTAGATCAGTTGGGGAAAAGCATTCATCCTAAGGCGATTGTTATCTTTACAGCTCACTGGGAGACACAAATGTTAACGATTAGTTCAATGGATGACATATACGATACAATTTATGATTTTGGAGGTTTCCCACCGGAACTGTACGAAGTGAAATATCCAGCACATGGTTCTGTTGAACTAGCTAATAAGTTGAAAAAGTTATATGAACAAAACGGCATCGAGGTACAAACTGATCATGTGAGAGGACTGGATCATGGTTCCTGGACATTGTTGCATCGTATGTATCCTGAGGCAGACATTCCGGTAGTTCAGATTTCCGTAAATCCGTACCTCTCGCCCAAAGCACAATTTGCCATTGGTGAAGTGCTGCGTGAGTTGGGAGAACAAGATATTCTGGTCATTGGCAGTGGCGTGACTGTCCATAATCTGCGTATTGTCAAATGGGGAGAAACGAAAACGGAACGTTGGGCAATTGATTTTGATGACTGGATTATCGAAAAAGTGCAAAGCGGAGATATAGAAGCTTTAGATCACTATGAAAGCGAAGCGCCGTATGCTCGTCAGGCTGTACCTAGAGCAGAACACTTTGTACCGTTGTTTATTGCAATGGGTAGTGGCGACCCTGCAAACAAAGCTAAGGTCATCCATAGAAGCTATGAGATGGGAAATTTAAGTTATCTATGTTTGCAGTTTTAA
- a CDS encoding copper amine oxidase N-terminal domain-containing protein, with translation MNFKKWTMLTALAVAQVAAVAPVGAEAASTSVQSTDSVSAQQTTNVADSGVQNSIGDQNGTSTPANTVTPDNTGVSNDPLTGLPTDTTNGSNVTNDVYGGDGTITNPGGAPTSMNANQLILYLNSAKMEQNGQVYTATQPMTVKDGVSYVAIRSLVSRVGLQFSYDTATKETVITQGTNVLRFKTDSKVYTVNGEARQMKGPAFQQKNVFMVPLTSITQALNIPYTVNNTTKQVIMDLNQKPKASFTVQQKDIYAGETQVTYLTKESSPTGLPIVNQRWEGKQDVFQEPGTYVVTYSVLDSAGNWSDPYSVTITVRPPNQPPVALFTTDKKEYKMGEKITITDLSTDDENAITKRDWENKKLAFFQPGDVTITLTVTDKHGATGTKSETIKITNELLYNEDDFNKIFTPYGDKYSVDGSQVPAMATIPVTSTSSPRLLIRANSPERVFQDGIVYQETGSGSTRILVHHVNETGRDVKMYVIATNNNITPTNINVENSGFAGPSEFATAAGKVSIQRYFQSMLDGSKHSSTVLNPGESRVILQDLNAQKIKQKQVISLLSDLYTDQPIQYTVVVLDANVDPLTALPTLAKLPKDGIHNRGTYANSDISLNYTEEVGKTAQRIVLGDNKVDPNLIGTDGLDGSSASNAGNFGVVYKVKLDHVAPYSLITFNPRGGEYAGYAMVNNQVVGIPTNGSVQAPNEMSVLYRTGHIEESVEMYFTAAAGSNLPVSVVVMPLPAIKN, from the coding sequence ATGAATTTCAAGAAATGGACCATGCTCACCGCCTTGGCGGTAGCTCAGGTGGCTGCAGTAGCCCCTGTAGGAGCAGAAGCAGCATCAACAAGCGTTCAATCCACCGATTCGGTTAGCGCCCAGCAGACGACCAATGTTGCTGATTCCGGCGTTCAGAATAGTATCGGAGATCAAAATGGAACAAGCACACCAGCTAATACGGTAACACCTGATAACACGGGTGTATCCAATGATCCATTGACTGGGCTGCCTACAGATACCACTAACGGATCGAACGTAACCAATGATGTATACGGTGGAGACGGAACGATCACCAATCCTGGTGGAGCTCCAACATCCATGAATGCGAATCAACTGATTTTGTATTTGAACAGTGCTAAAATGGAACAAAACGGACAGGTATATACGGCAACTCAGCCGATGACAGTCAAAGACGGAGTTTCCTATGTAGCTATCCGTTCTCTTGTCAGCCGTGTCGGATTGCAGTTTAGTTATGACACTGCCACCAAAGAAACCGTAATCACCCAAGGAACAAATGTCCTACGCTTCAAAACAGACAGCAAAGTTTATACGGTTAACGGTGAAGCTAGACAAATGAAGGGACCTGCTTTCCAACAAAAGAACGTATTTATGGTACCGTTGACTTCGATTACACAGGCCCTAAATATTCCTTATACTGTGAATAATACAACTAAACAAGTTATCATGGATTTGAATCAGAAGCCAAAAGCTTCTTTCACGGTTCAACAAAAGGATATCTATGCGGGTGAAACTCAAGTTACGTATTTGACCAAGGAATCTTCTCCTACAGGTCTTCCGATTGTGAACCAACGTTGGGAAGGTAAGCAGGACGTATTTCAGGAGCCGGGTACATATGTAGTTACCTATTCCGTTCTTGACTCTGCTGGGAACTGGAGTGATCCTTACTCAGTAACAATTACAGTAAGACCGCCAAACCAGCCGCCGGTAGCTCTGTTTACAACGGATAAAAAAGAGTACAAGATGGGTGAAAAAATTACCATTACCGACCTGAGTACTGACGACGAAAATGCTATCACTAAGCGTGATTGGGAGAACAAGAAACTTGCCTTCTTCCAGCCAGGTGATGTAACCATTACCCTGACCGTGACTGATAAGCATGGCGCAACAGGTACCAAAAGTGAAACGATTAAAATTACGAATGAACTGCTGTACAACGAAGATGATTTCAATAAAATTTTCACGCCATATGGTGATAAATACAGTGTAGATGGCAGTCAGGTGCCTGCTATGGCTACTATTCCAGTGACAAGTACTTCTTCCCCACGTCTATTGATCCGTGCTAACAGCCCAGAGCGTGTGTTCCAGGATGGTATCGTGTATCAGGAAACCGGATCAGGCAGTACGCGTATTCTTGTCCATCATGTCAATGAAACGGGTCGAGATGTGAAGATGTACGTGATTGCGACCAACAACAATATCACTCCGACCAATATAAATGTCGAAAATTCCGGTTTTGCTGGACCATCTGAATTTGCCACAGCTGCGGGTAAAGTTTCGATTCAAAGGTACTTTCAATCTATGTTGGATGGAAGCAAGCATTCCAGCACAGTTCTAAATCCGGGTGAGAGCCGTGTTATTTTACAAGATTTGAACGCGCAAAAAATCAAGCAAAAACAAGTTATTTCTTTGTTATCCGATCTGTACACGGATCAACCTATTCAATACACGGTAGTTGTGCTAGATGCTAATGTAGATCCGTTGACTGCGTTGCCTACTCTGGCAAAACTGCCTAAGGACGGCATTCATAACCGTGGAACGTACGCAAATTCGGATATTTCACTCAATTATACCGAAGAGGTTGGTAAAACAGCTCAACGTATCGTTCTTGGTGATAATAAGGTGGACCCGAATCTGATTGGTACCGACGGTCTGGATGGCTCTTCTGCTTCCAATGCCGGCAACTTTGGTGTTGTATATAAGGTTAAGTTGGATCATGTAGCGCCGTATTCACTGATTACGTTTAACCCACGTGGAGGCGAATACGCCGGCTATGCGATGGTGAATAATCAGGTTGTGGGTATACCAACAAATGGTTCTGTGCAAGCTCCGAATGAGATGAGTGTGCTGTATCGCACAGGTCATATCGAAGAAAGTGTAGAGATGTATTTCACTGCAGCTGCTGGTAGTAATCTGCCGGTTTCCGTAGTAGTTATGCCTTTACCAGCTATTAAAAACTAA
- the yidD gene encoding membrane protein insertion efficiency factor YidD, with product MKITTRRVVQAPIQFYRAYISPLKPATCRFYPTCSAYALEAVEVHGALRGSWLAAKRIAKCHPFHPGGVDLVPPAKKGLDQSDKDRLVTHTEKGLT from the coding sequence ATGAAAATCACCACACGCAGAGTGGTACAGGCTCCGATTCAGTTTTATCGTGCTTACATTTCACCATTAAAGCCGGCTACCTGCAGGTTCTATCCGACGTGTTCGGCGTATGCGCTGGAGGCGGTAGAAGTGCATGGTGCGCTCAGAGGCTCATGGCTAGCTGCAAAGCGTATAGCTAAATGCCATCCATTTCATCCCGGCGGTGTAGATTTGGTCCCTCCTGCAAAAAAGGGGTTAGATCAGTCTGACAAAGATCGTTTGGTTACCCACACCGAGAAGGGTCTGACTTGA
- the adhE gene encoding bifunctional acetaldehyde-CoA/alcohol dehydrogenase — MAVKNEVIQKEQSAEQYIQTLIDRANRAQQAFMSMNQEQMDEIVQAMALAGMDKHMHLAKLAVEETGRGVYEDKITKNMFATEYVYHSIKNEKTVGVIEDNDFDSFQKIAEPVGIIMGITPVTNPTSTTMFKALIAIKTRNPIIFGFHPSAQSCSAEAARVLLEAAVKHGAPADCIQWIEAPSMDKTNVLMNHSDVALILATGGSGMVKAAYSCGKPALGVGPGNVPCFIEKTADIKQAVNDLILSKSFDNGMICASEQAVIIEEPIFEQVKKLMIANGCYFVNKEEAAKLTQGAMNVEKCAVNPAIVGQSAVKIAEMSGITVPAGTKILVAEIEGVGTKFPLSAEKLSPVLACYKVKNAEQGIQRAAEVVEFGGMGHSSAIHSQDEDVIARFADRLQTGRIIVNAPSTHGAIGDIYNTNLPSLTLGCGSYGRNSTSSNVSAVNLINVKRVAKRTVNMQWFKVPSKIYFEKNSTQYLAKMPDITRVAIITDPMMVKLGYVDRVIHYLHQRQTPVAIEVFSEVEPDPSTVTVERGTEMMRRFQPDCIIALGGGSPMDAAKGMWMFYEYPDTDFNNLKQKFMDIRKRIYKYPRLGQKAQFVAIPTTSGTGSEVTSFAVITDKNLGNTKYPLADYELTPDVAIIDPVFVYSLPKTAVADTGMDVLTHAIEAYVSVMANDYTDGLAIKAIQLVFQYLEQSALTGDKLAREKMHNASTLAGMAFANAFLGINHSLAHKWGGQYHTAHGRTNAILLPHVIRYNAKKPTKFASFPKYSHFVADERYAEIARILGLPARTTEEGVNSLIDAIRKLNKTLGIEESFQQLGFDPKDFESRVDYLADRAFEDQCTTANPKLPLVTELADVYRNAFYGRFDQ, encoded by the coding sequence ATGGCTGTTAAAAACGAGGTTATCCAAAAAGAGCAAAGCGCAGAGCAGTATATTCAAACGCTGATTGACCGGGCGAACCGGGCACAGCAAGCTTTCATGAGTATGAATCAGGAGCAGATGGACGAAATCGTACAAGCTATGGCACTCGCAGGGATGGATAAGCACATGCACCTCGCGAAGTTGGCTGTTGAAGAAACAGGACGCGGTGTGTACGAGGACAAAATCACCAAAAACATGTTTGCAACAGAATATGTCTACCATAGCATCAAAAATGAGAAAACCGTCGGTGTCATTGAAGACAATGACTTTGATAGTTTTCAAAAGATAGCTGAACCAGTCGGTATTATCATGGGGATTACTCCAGTAACAAACCCAACTTCGACTACGATGTTCAAAGCGTTAATTGCCATTAAAACACGTAACCCAATCATTTTCGGCTTCCATCCATCTGCTCAATCGTGTAGTGCGGAAGCAGCCCGCGTCTTGCTTGAAGCAGCTGTTAAACATGGTGCTCCAGCGGATTGTATTCAATGGATTGAAGCACCTTCGATGGATAAAACAAATGTACTGATGAACCACTCTGATGTAGCGTTGATTTTGGCAACTGGTGGATCAGGCATGGTTAAGGCAGCTTATAGCTGTGGTAAACCTGCACTTGGCGTAGGTCCTGGTAACGTACCTTGCTTTATTGAGAAAACAGCCGATATCAAACAGGCCGTGAACGACCTTATCCTTTCTAAATCTTTTGATAACGGTATGATTTGTGCTTCGGAACAAGCTGTAATTATTGAAGAGCCTATCTTCGAGCAAGTGAAGAAATTGATGATTGCTAATGGTTGCTACTTTGTAAATAAAGAAGAGGCAGCTAAGCTCACTCAAGGAGCTATGAATGTAGAAAAATGTGCAGTGAACCCGGCCATTGTCGGCCAGTCTGCTGTAAAAATCGCTGAAATGAGCGGTATTACAGTACCGGCAGGAACCAAAATTTTGGTCGCTGAAATTGAAGGAGTAGGAACCAAATTCCCATTATCTGCGGAAAAATTGAGTCCGGTATTGGCTTGCTACAAAGTAAAAAATGCAGAGCAAGGTATCCAACGTGCTGCTGAAGTCGTAGAGTTCGGCGGTATGGGTCACTCGTCAGCTATCCATTCGCAAGATGAGGATGTTATTGCTCGCTTCGCAGACCGTTTGCAAACAGGACGTATCATTGTAAATGCACCTTCCACACATGGCGCAATCGGTGATATTTACAACACCAACCTTCCTTCGTTGACACTTGGTTGCGGTTCGTACGGTCGTAACTCGACTTCGTCGAACGTATCTGCAGTTAACTTGATTAATGTGAAAAGGGTGGCGAAACGGACGGTGAATATGCAATGGTTCAAAGTACCTTCCAAAATCTATTTTGAAAAAAATTCGACACAGTATCTTGCTAAAATGCCTGATATCACACGTGTAGCCATTATCACTGACCCTATGATGGTGAAACTCGGATATGTGGACCGTGTCATCCATTATTTGCACCAGCGTCAAACACCGGTTGCTATTGAAGTGTTCTCCGAAGTAGAGCCAGATCCATCGACAGTTACGGTAGAGCGCGGTACTGAAATGATGAGACGTTTCCAACCGGATTGCATCATCGCACTCGGCGGCGGTTCGCCAATGGATGCTGCTAAAGGCATGTGGATGTTCTATGAATATCCGGATACTGATTTCAATAACTTGAAACAAAAATTCATGGATATCCGTAAACGGATTTACAAGTACCCACGTCTGGGTCAAAAAGCACAATTTGTGGCTATCCCTACAACTTCGGGTACAGGTTCGGAAGTTACATCGTTTGCAGTTATTACGGACAAAAACCTGGGCAACACGAAGTACCCGCTGGCTGACTATGAGTTGACTCCTGATGTGGCAATTATTGACCCTGTGTTTGTATATTCGCTGCCTAAAACTGCTGTAGCCGATACAGGTATGGACGTTCTGACCCATGCTATCGAGGCTTATGTGTCTGTAATGGCCAATGATTATACAGATGGTCTGGCAATTAAAGCTATTCAACTGGTATTCCAATACCTGGAGCAATCGGCTCTGACTGGTGATAAGCTGGCTCGCGAAAAAATGCATAATGCTTCTACACTTGCAGGTATGGCGTTTGCTAATGCATTCTTGGGTATTAACCATAGTCTTGCACATAAATGGGGCGGACAATACCATACAGCGCATGGCCGCACGAATGCTATCTTGCTGCCGCACGTTATTCGCTACAATGCGAAAAAACCGACAAAATTTGCTTCGTTCCCTAAATATTCGCACTTTGTTGCAGATGAGCGTTATGCAGAAATCGCACGCATACTGGGACTGCCTGCACGTACCACTGAAGAAGGGGTTAACAGCTTAATTGACGCGATCCGTAAGTTGAACAAAACACTCGGTATCGAGGAATCGTTCCAACAACTTGGTTTCGATCCAAAAGACTTTGAATCACGTGTAGATTATTTGGCTGACCGCGCTTTTGAGGATCAATGTACAACTGCAAATCCAAAGCTGCCGCTGGTTACTGAATTGGCTGATGTATACCGTAATGCCTTCTACGGACGCTTTGATCAATAA